The following coding sequences lie in one Panicum virgatum strain AP13 chromosome 6N, P.virgatum_v5, whole genome shotgun sequence genomic window:
- the LOC120679420 gene encoding putative wall-associated receptor kinase-like 16: MRFLALIMAVLVSARPAAAGTPNPPASCQRRCGDMEIPYPFGIGPGCYHDTGQGDITFGFTCNLTRSGTYQTFSGEAVEVLGVSLRRGQARIRNDIVPWCYDPASRSMDDETQPWVDLSDSQFRLSVEANRLVVVGCNSFAYVRSVNTGKEYMTGCMATCPSAGQLENGSCSGMGCCEAAIPRGINTYQTLFEHKFNTSNITGFSRCSYAVLMEATAFSFQTTYVTTGDFVESTGGKVPLVLDWVVGKETCAEAARNATGYMCASGNSECVDSSNGPGYLCNCSRGYDGNPYVPDGCQDVNECDDARFKYPCSVPGTCVNTAGGFLCSCPDKTTGNAYNGTCEAKKSQLGVRMAVGTSIGLVVLVITLSCAYMIHQRRRLAAVKQRYFKQHGGLLLFEEMKSKQGLSFTLFTKEELEEATGNFDERNVLGKGGNGTVYKGALKDKRLMAVKKCKLVSERKEKEFGKEMLILSQVNHRNVVKLYGCCLEVEVPMLVYEFVPNGTLHELIHDRRHHSSGARVSFATRLKIAHETAEALAYLHSWASPPIIHGDVKSPNILIDEGLAAKVSDFGASALAPTDEAQFVTLVQGTYGYLDPEYMQTSKLTSKSDVYSFGVVLLELLTCRKAMNLQAPLEEEINLSAHFLLAMGERRLGEILDEQIKGEQSMELIEQVAELAKQCLEMASEKRPSMREVAEELDRVRKLSQHPWGQETSGEELKALLAGSPGSCSEIELSNGYVSITDSAYLGVQSPR, from the exons ATGAGGTTCCTTGCACTGATCATGGCCGTGCTCGTCTCGGCACGGCCTGCAGCGGCCGGAACACCTAACCCACCAGCCTCTTGCCAGCGCCGGTGCGGCGACATGGAGATCCCTTACCCGTTCGGCATCGGCCCCGGCTGCTACCACGACACGGGCCAAGGCGACATCACCTTCGGCTTCACCTGCAACCTCACCCGCTCGGGCACCTACCAGACCTtcagcggcgaggcggtggaggtcCTCGGCGTCTCCCTGCGCCGCGGCCAGGCGCGCATCCGCAACGACATCGTGCCCTGGTGCTACGACCCCGCGTCCCGGTCCATGGACGACGAGACCCAGCCCTGGGTCGACCTCTCCGACTCGCAGTTCCGCCTCTCCGTCGAGGCGAaccggctcgtcgtcgtcggctgCAACTCCTTCGCCTACGTGCGGTCCGTCAACACCGGGAAGGAGTACATGACCGGGTGCATGGCCACCTGCCCCAGCGCGGGGCAGCTGGAGAACGGCTCGTGCTCGGGCATGGGCTGCTGCGAGGCGGCCATCCCCCGGGGCATCAACACGTACCAGACGCTGTTCGAGCACAAGTTCAACACCTCCAACATCACGGGCTTCAGCCGGTGCAGCTACGCCGTCCTGATGGAGGCCACCGCGTTCAGCTTCCAGACCACCTACGTCACCACCGGCGACTTCGTCGAGTCCACCGGCGGGAAGGTGCCGCTGGTGCTGGACTGGGTGGTGGGGAAGGAGACgtgcgcggaggcggcgcggaacGCGACGGGGTACATGTGCGCCAGCGGCAACAGCGAGTGCGTGGACTCGAGCAACGGGCCCGGCTATCTCTGCAACTGCTCCCGGGGGTACGACGGCAACCCCTACGTCCCTGACGGCTGCCAAG ACGTTAACGAATGCGATGACGCAAGATTCAAGTACCCCTGCTCTGTTCCTGGAACCTGTGTCAACACTGCTGGAGGATTCCTCTGTTCCTGCCCTGACAAGACAACGGGCAACGCGTACAATGGCACGTGCGAGGCCAAGAAATCTCAACTTGGAGTGCGCATGGCAGTTG GCACTAGCATCGGCCTAGTTGTACTAGTAATCACCCTGTCGTGTGCATACATGATCCACCAGAGGAGGAGACTCGCGGCTGTGAAACAGAGGTACTTCAAGCAGCACGGAGGCCTGCTGCTGTTCGAGGAAATGAAGTCAAAGCAAGGTCTGTCCTTCACGTTGTTCACCAAGGAAGAGCTCGAGGAGGCGACCGGCAATTTCGACGAGCGCAATGTGCTCGGCAAGGGAGGGAACGGCACCGTGTACAAGGGAGCTCTCAAGGACAAGAGGCTGATGGCCGTCAAGAAGTGCAAGCTTGTGagcgagaggaaggagaaggagttcGGCAAGGAGATGCTCATCCTGTCGCAGGTCAACCACCGGAACGTCGTCAAGCTCTACGGCTGCTGCCTCGAGGTGGAGGTGCCCATGCTCGTCTACGAGTTCGTTCCCAACGGCACGCTGCACGAGCTCATCCATGACCGCCGGCACCACAGCAGCGGAGCGCGCGTCTCCTTCGCGACGCGCCTGAAGATCGCGCACGAGACCGCCGAGGCGCTCGCCTACCTCCACTCCTGGGCCTCGCCGCCCATCATCCACGGCGACGTGAAGTCGCCCAACATCCTGATCGACGAGGGCCTCGCCGCCAAGGTTTCCGACTTCGGAGCCTCGGCGCTGGCCCCGACGGATGAGGCGCAATTCGTCACGCTCGTGCAGGGGACGTACGGCTACCTCGACCCGGAGTACATGCAGACCTCCAAGCTGACGAGCAAGAgcgacgtgtacagcttcggcGTCGTGCTCCTGGAGCTGCTCACGTGCAGGAAGGCGATGAACCTGCAGGCTCCACTCGAGGAGGAGATAAACCTCTCGGCGCATTTCCTCCTGGCGATGGGTGAGAGAAGGCTTGGTGAGATACTGGACGAGCAAATAAAGGGCGAACAGAGCATGGAGCTGATCGAGCAGGTGGCGGAGCTGGCGAAGCAGTGCCTGGAGATGGCGAGCGAGAAGAGGCCGTCGATGCGGGAGGTTGCAGAAGAGCTTGACAGAGTCAGGAAGCTGTCGCAGCACCCTTGGGGCCAAGAGACTTCTGGTGAGGAGCTGAAGGCCTTGCTTGCCGGATCACCAGGCTCGTGCTCTGAAATAGAACTCAGTAATGGGTATGTTAGCATCACAGATTCAGCTTATTTAGGAGTTCAATCTCCTCGTTAA
- the LOC120680223 gene encoding probable 2-oxoglutarate-dependent dioxygenase AOP1.2 isoform X1 — MASANDAELRRHGIRRVDLRGVKPGSRGWEEARAAVAASMEALGAVLVVHDALGPDLRRALFGRAVPEFFALPPDVKRGLVSGPINGYIGPRPYAPTYESVRAWETTNGGGVRNVGDLLWPHGRNPSFWYEIFVSLLVFPSLIWSRFCPASCSDTVSTFATNMLGIQKRVGAMILEGLGVGQGSVVSHLDSLNYSVRVSRYGASEAAAATGYGKLMASHRDCTVLSVVVQHDVEGLELQAKDGSWLAVAPEPDTVAVIAGELLAVVTNGRVPACVHRVSAPGGRERLSAQFVSTPKDGHTVRPLDELVDGHHPPLYNPCDFDGYVHFRFVGDGRKLSDPLEAFCGVAKDE, encoded by the exons ATGGCCTCCGCCAACGATGCCGAGCTGCGCCGCCATGGCATCCGCCGGGTCGACCTCCGCGGGGTCAAGCCCGGCTCCCGGGGCTGGGAGGAAGCCCGCGCCGCGGTGGCCGCGTCCATGGAGGCGCTCGGCGCCGTCCTCGTCGTGCATGACGCTCTCGGCCCGGACCTCCGCCGGGCCCTGTTCGGCCGCGCGGTGCCGGAGTTCTTCGCGCTCCCGCCGGACGTCAAGCGGGGGCTTGTCTCCGGCCCCATCAACGGGTACATCGGGCCGAGGCCCTACGCGCCGACGTACGAGAGCGTGCGCGCCTGGGAGACCAcaaacggcggcggcgtccggaaCGTCGGCGACCTCCTCTGGCCGCACGGCAGGAATCCTTCATTTTGGTACGAAATCTTCGTCAGCTTGCTGGTGTTTCCATCTTTGATTTGGTCACGTTTTTGCCCTGCATCGTGCAGCGACACGGTCTCGACGTTCGCGACGAACATGCTGGGCATCCAGAAAAGAGTGGGGGCGATGATCCTAGAGGGCCTGGGCGTCGGCCAGGGGAGCGTCGTCTCCCACCTCGACTCGCTCAACTACAGCGTCCGGGTGTCGCGCTACGGGGCGTCGGAGGCAGCAGCCGCCACCGGCTACGGCAAGCTCATGGCGTCGCACAGGGACTGCACCGTGCTGTCCGTGGTCGTGCAGCACGACGTCGAGGGCCTCGAGTTGCAGGCCAAGGACGGGAGCTGGCTCGCGGTGGCCCCCGAGCCGGACACCGTCGCCGtcatcgccggcgagctgctcgcg GTCGTGACGAACGGGAGGGTGCCGGCGTGCGTGCACCGCGTCAGCGCGCCGGGCGGCCGCGAGCGGCTGTCGGCGCAGTTCGTGTCCACTCCCAAGGACGGCCACACGGTGCGGCCGCTGGACGAGCTCGTCGACGGCCACCACCCGCCGCTGTACAACCCCTGCGACTTCGACGGGTACGTCCACTTCCGGTTCGTCGGGGATGGGCGCAAGTTAAGCGACCCGTTGGAGGCCTTCTGCGGAGTGGCCAAGGACGAATGA
- the LOC120679390 gene encoding putative wall-associated receptor kinase-like 16 yields the protein MQTSKLTSKSDVYSFGVVLLELLTSRKAMNLQALDEEKNLSSHFLLAVSENRLCEILDEQIKGEQSVELIEQVAELAKECLEMASDRRPCMREVAEELDRVRKLLQHPWGQQTSDEERKALLVGSPITRPEIELSNGYVSLTDSAYLGVQSPR from the coding sequence ATGCAGACCAGCAAGTTGACGAGCAAGAGTGATGTATACAGCTTCGGTGTTGTTCTGCTAGAGCTGCTTACATCCAGGAAGGCGATGAACCTTCAGGCACTTGACGAGGAGAAGAACCTCTCATCACATTTCCTCCTGGCCGTGAGCGAGAACAGGCTTTGTGAGATACTGGACGAACAAATAAAAGGTGAACAGAGTGTCGAGCTGATCGAGCAGGTGGCGGAGCTGGCCAAGGAGTGCCTGGAGATGGCTAGCGACAGGAGGCCCTGTATGCGGGAAGTTGCAGAAGAGCTTGATAGAGTCAGGAAACTGTTGCAGCATCCCTGGGGTCAGCAGACTTCTGACGAGGAGAGAAAGGCCTTGCTTGTTGGGTCACCAATCACGCGCCCTGAAATAGAACTCAGTAATGGGTATGTTAGCCTCACAGATTCAGCCTACTTGGGAGTTCAATCCCCACGGTGa
- the LOC120680223 gene encoding probable 2-oxoglutarate-dependent dioxygenase AOP1.2 isoform X2: MASANDAELRRHGIRRVDLRGVKPGSRGWEEARAAVAASMEALGAVLVVHDALGPDLRRALFGRAVPEFFALPPDVKRGLVSGPINGYIGPRPYAPTYESVRAWETTNGGGVRNVGDLLWPHGRNPSFCDTVSTFATNMLGIQKRVGAMILEGLGVGQGSVVSHLDSLNYSVRVSRYGASEAAAATGYGKLMASHRDCTVLSVVVQHDVEGLELQAKDGSWLAVAPEPDTVAVIAGELLAVVTNGRVPACVHRVSAPGGRERLSAQFVSTPKDGHTVRPLDELVDGHHPPLYNPCDFDGYVHFRFVGDGRKLSDPLEAFCGVAKDE, translated from the exons ATGGCCTCCGCCAACGATGCCGAGCTGCGCCGCCATGGCATCCGCCGGGTCGACCTCCGCGGGGTCAAGCCCGGCTCCCGGGGCTGGGAGGAAGCCCGCGCCGCGGTGGCCGCGTCCATGGAGGCGCTCGGCGCCGTCCTCGTCGTGCATGACGCTCTCGGCCCGGACCTCCGCCGGGCCCTGTTCGGCCGCGCGGTGCCGGAGTTCTTCGCGCTCCCGCCGGACGTCAAGCGGGGGCTTGTCTCCGGCCCCATCAACGGGTACATCGGGCCGAGGCCCTACGCGCCGACGTACGAGAGCGTGCGCGCCTGGGAGACCAcaaacggcggcggcgtccggaaCGTCGGCGACCTCCTCTGGCCGCACGGCAGGAATCCTTCATTTTG CGACACGGTCTCGACGTTCGCGACGAACATGCTGGGCATCCAGAAAAGAGTGGGGGCGATGATCCTAGAGGGCCTGGGCGTCGGCCAGGGGAGCGTCGTCTCCCACCTCGACTCGCTCAACTACAGCGTCCGGGTGTCGCGCTACGGGGCGTCGGAGGCAGCAGCCGCCACCGGCTACGGCAAGCTCATGGCGTCGCACAGGGACTGCACCGTGCTGTCCGTGGTCGTGCAGCACGACGTCGAGGGCCTCGAGTTGCAGGCCAAGGACGGGAGCTGGCTCGCGGTGGCCCCCGAGCCGGACACCGTCGCCGtcatcgccggcgagctgctcgcg GTCGTGACGAACGGGAGGGTGCCGGCGTGCGTGCACCGCGTCAGCGCGCCGGGCGGCCGCGAGCGGCTGTCGGCGCAGTTCGTGTCCACTCCCAAGGACGGCCACACGGTGCGGCCGCTGGACGAGCTCGTCGACGGCCACCACCCGCCGCTGTACAACCCCTGCGACTTCGACGGGTACGTCCACTTCCGGTTCGTCGGGGATGGGCGCAAGTTAAGCGACCCGTTGGAGGCCTTCTGCGGAGTGGCCAAGGACGAATGA
- the LOC120679389 gene encoding wall-associated receptor kinase 2-like, producing MQASHRNMLLTLTVAVLVWAWPGAATPPRPSAAAPSCQRRCGDMEIPYPFGIGRGCYLYTGEGDTTFGLTCNLTADGTYKTFCYEVQVIGISLRRGQARVRSDIRSWCYNRTSMSMDENNIWWNDFTDSQFRLSDEDNRFTVIGCNSLAYVRSANTGSRYMTGCMATCPAAGRLENGSCSGMGCCQAAIPRGINTYEVQFDDRFTTASTRGFSRCSYAALVEAAAFDFRTTYVTADDFMESTGGKAPLVLDWVVGKETCREAARNTTAYMCVSSNSECVDSRNGPGYLCNCSRGYDGNPYVHDGCQDVNECTSFKYPCSVPGTCVNTPGGFVCSCPDKTRGNAYSGTCEAQNSQLGVHMAVGISIGLVALVLSMSCAYMIHQKRSLAAVKQRYFRQHGGLLLFEEMKSKQGLSFTLFTKEELEEATDKFDERHVLGKGGNDTVYKGALKDKRLVAIKRCKLVNERQEKEFGKEMLILSQVNHRNVVRLYGCCLEVEVPMLVYQFIPNGTLYQLIHGRPHETRISFATRLKIAHETAEALAYLHSWA from the exons ATGCAAGCAAGTCACAGGAATATGCTCCTTACACTGACAGTCGCCGTGCTCGTGTGGGCATGGCCGGGAGCTGCAACCCCACCGAGGCCGAGCGCCGCGGCTCCCTCTTGCCAGCGCCGGTGCGGCGACATGGAGATCCCTTACCCGTTCGGCATCGGCCGCGGCTGCTACCTCTACACCGGCGAAGGCGACACCACCTTCGGCCTCACCTGCAACCTCACCGCCGACGGCACCTACAAGACCTTCTGCTACGAGGTCCAGGTCATCGGGATCTCCCTGCGCCGTGGCCAGGCGCGCGTCCGCAGCGACATCCGGTCCTGGTGCTACAACCGCACGTCCATGTCCATGGACGAGAACAACATCTGGTGGAACGACTTCACCGACTCGCAGTTCCGGCTCTCCGACGAGGACAACCGGTTCACCGTCATCGGCTGCAACTCGCTGGCCTACGTGAGATCTGCCAACACCGGGTCCAGGTACATGACCGGGTGCATGGCCACgtgcccggccgccggccggctggAGAACGGCTCGTGCTCCGGCATGGGCTGCTGCCAGGCGGCCATCCCCAGGGGGATCAACACGTACGAGGTGCAGTTCGACGACAGGTTCACCACCGCCAGCACCAGGGGGTTCAGCCGCTGCAGCTACGCCGCGCTGGTGGAGGCCGCGGCGTTCGACTTCCGGACCACGTACGTCACCGCCGACGACTTCATGGAGTCGACCGGCGGGAAGGCGCCGCTGGTGCTCGACTGGGTGGTCGGGAAGGAGACGTGCCGGGAGGCGGCGAGGAACACGACGGCGTATATGTGCGTCAGCAGCAACAGCGAGTGCGTCGATTCCAGGAACGGCCCGGGCTATCTCTGCAACTGCTCGAGAGGGTACGACGGCAACCCCTACGTCCATGACGGCTGCCAAG ACGTTAACGAGTGCACAAGCTTCAAGTACCCCTGCTCTGTTCCTGGAACCTGTGTCAACACTCCTGGAGGTTTCGTCTGTTCTTGCCCTGACAAGACAAGAGGCAACGCTTACAGTGGCACATGCGAGGCTCAAAATTCTCAACTTGGTGTGCACATGGCAGTTG GTATTAGCATCGGCTTGGTTGCACTAGTACTGAGCATGTCTTGTGCTTACATGATCCACCAAAAGAGGAGCCTTGCCGCTGTGAAACAGAGGTACTTCAGGCAGCACGGGGGCCTCTTGTTGTTCGAGGAAATGAAGTCAAAGCAAGGGCTGTCCTTCACATTGTTCACCAAGGAAGAGCTCGAAGAGGCGACCGACAAATTCGATGAGCGACATGTGCTTGGCAAAGGAGGGAATGACACCGTCTACAAGGGAGCTCTGAAAGACAAAAGATTAGTTGCAATAAAGAGGTGCAAGTTAGTCAACGAGAGGCAGGAGAAGGAGTTTGGGAAGGAGATGCTCATCTTGTCCCAGGTCAACCACAGGAACGTTGTGAGGCTATATGGATGTTGCCTTGAGGTGGAAGTCCCTATGCTCGTCTACCAGTTCATCCCAAACGGCACGCTGTACCAGCTTATCCATGGCCGGCCACATGAGACACGCATTTCCTTCGCGACACGCCTGAAGATAGCACACGAGACCGCTGAAGCCCTCGCGTACCTGCATTCCTGGGCTTGA
- the LOC120679846 gene encoding plant cysteine oxidase 3-like has product MAVAFPAHVMALSKVQRLYDACDVVFASPAAGPPTLGEIRWLQKILDGVEAADVGIDDGENPAPLSSSSDDELSPKGARLLSARAFTRITYVHIHQCEDFSMGVFCFPAGATLPLHDHPEMVVLSKLLYGSVRVRSYDWVAAPPCSAARKCGLARVVAADEVRRAPCEASVLFPRSGGNLHAFTAVTPCAILDVLTPPYSEERGRPSTYFSDVPIPSLPGFAFLEETDLPEDFSVAGAPYLGPELTVDMDDYDDDYDAYDE; this is encoded by the exons ATGGCCGTGGCGTTCCCGGCGCACGTCATGGCGCTGAGCAAGGTGCAGCGGCTGTACGACGCCTGCGACGTGGTGttcgcgtcgccggcggcggggcccccCACGCTCGGCGAGATCAGGTGGCTGCAGAAGATCCTCG ATGGCGTGGAGGCAGCGGACGTCGGGATCGACGACGGGGAGAATCCGGCgccgttgtcgtcgtcgtcggacgacGAGCTGAGCCCCAAGGGCGCCCGGCTCCTGTCGGCGCGGGCGTTCACGCGCATCACCTACGTGCACATCCACCAGTGCGAAGATTTCTCG ATGGGCGTGTTCTGCTTCCCGGCGGGCGCGACGCTGCCGCTGCACGACCACCCGGAGATGGTGGTGCTGAGCAAGCTCCTGTACGGCTCCGTGCGCGTGCGCTCGTACGACTgggtcgccgcgccgccgtgctccgccgcAAGAAAAT GTGGGCTGGCCAGGGTGGTGGCCGCGGACGAGGTGCGGCGCGCGCCGTGCGAGGCGTCGGTGCTGTTCCCGCGGAGCGGCGGCAACCTGCACGCGTTCACGGCCGTGACGCCGTGTGCGATCCTCGACGTGCTCACGCCGCCCTACTCGGAGGAGCGCGGCCGCCCGTCCACCTACTTCAGCGACGTCCCCATCCCGTCTCTCCCAG GTTTTGCGTTCTTGGAGGAGACGGATCTGCCGGAGGATTTCAGCGTCGCTGGGGCGCCGTACCTTGGGCCTGAGCTGACGGTCGATATGGATGATTACGATGACGATTACGATGCCTACGACGAGTAG